In Salvelinus alpinus chromosome 20, SLU_Salpinus.1, whole genome shotgun sequence, a genomic segment contains:
- the LOC139546758 gene encoding protein mono-ADP-ribosyltransferase PARP14-like isoform X1 — translation MTEKTVILEGLPDDLDKIRSKLDLYFKNKRRSGGEVLQIQDYPGDKKKALLVYLEDASLQKVLAKRDHKIDFKKPIGVVELQVKLKENGGETKVKNIKPPLLPKRDNLTLVGKSALNTKEKQPVSDSQADSVEDKDIKADTYTLLVRTTKELEKELLKLYFDQFASEEEGVSITRHGKNSWILKLSFQSDAEKVLAKKEHQYGISVEVYNETAVEGKLDNRRFVLTGFNESCKCDIISLFIGSCSQGAEHAWEIMDDGDRVVVSFKQNIDIKSFLRKCSSKKFQGMEIGACRLELTDSVLVQGDMSQIKGGVEEALNLYFSSKRSKGGDIKSQIWVTKGKSMVITFEDCHVAYQVAEHKHHFGGVDLIAQLFYSSLQKALTGQTAPQSDIPSNIALCLSSALFDFIKCDEARKQDLTTGLRKVNASISFNMITEPPQMELDMTMEKESLGMLRLGPKWGRIARREALALLEKYKEVQLPTAVEVWERVENSCLGLKSSDASISYKKSNGEIVVVGVQNEVKTLVEKIEHMVKKVSDELQMERNTIVRKISLDSKEKFEIIWDLVSGKLVDVEFSKDEESFIICLKGLENKVSTAEGVVHEAMGNVETRLLNVSVPMMEFLKSLDLKKFERKHFAQNHISSVFLLGDGSIQILAERADIQRAEDTLHEVIKEEVIKLTPDQAHVTNGEQWTQFFAILNGDLKFTKNNHNVSISVTQEKIGVCGFSSVVADVAGKLRGYLDNKKPETVDVSLKSVQEVEFVASCMNLSEVPEIKVLGVTILPCKTLGSPCLKITAASDKIKEAVDAVKQQVSTITTERYTYSKAGESKVLEKNQVDLQSKFKDLGCKLYLSPVITHCQKYRYNIERCFTLTVGQGNISKHAADALICPLSSSLSFDTPIAKQFLRIGGPDIGKVFDKFLKERQTLQPGDVVLSNPGTLGAQHLIYAVIPVWGKNTSTLKNINLQLTVQNSLLKADIKKCVSICMPAMGCGTFGFPVTESCAAVIKGVLGFIKQKPQHLRNIFVIDSDAKIVGEFQSAIEGEGYRRQQITNKTATGTTPTAPSAATAPHNTHPPPALVAKPGSDIKVIISGVSVILKKGDITKETVDVIVNSNNHHLNLNSGVSGAILKEAGKSVVDECRTRVQSLGVLKDDDVVLSCGGKLNCKNIAQIVGPKNAADITTSIEKVLNLCEHRKAVTVSIPTIGTGKGGIEPKDSIKAILKGLESHISQMPSSSIKIIFIVAFEQKIFDLLRDYFNERNLGPHKIEQAPSTSTPSQCSLPPNQVKIHGVRIEVRRGDITQETVRGIVNTTNSSISLTRGVSAAILKAAGSAVEQECKTICPLRADAAGVTSGGALQCDFILHMLVPHSVADTTLRVTKVLKCCEDKQITTVSFPAVGTGGGGLNGADSIGAILQGIQDHLSQCLVPTIIKLIYIVIYEDKVLQECQLGLNQWKTRQMDKDDLCSDDDDDDDSDSEDDDDDTSSGEGDGSSGQTGKTIEAIIGPVKVKVVCGDITKEKTDAIVSSTNSSLDLNSGVSGAILKAAGQSVVDECKALGTQPNDGVVMTKPGNIQAKHIIHMVGQTKEKEITSSMLKVLKMCEDKKIQSVSIPALGTGAGNLGAVEVGNAMLHAITELQKTIGTPSVKTIHIVIFQTKMMKDFDEVMKKFKKVTPKTAAKKLSKTLKENTPAQPAPTKPALCLASATAAVVFPSMEAEVYGPSPASLAQVKKLLDELVSEECVSQDLPSSHLPLLLEPQKQAIVALSQNNQVRVLVASPNKVTVSGKKDDVFSAVLQIRDYLLGARDRDNREGEEKRMRETVRWEAGEGEAWGELDQSLSYDLELACHRKDKSFKYNHQGETFTVDLSGMQQTDSKGTITRVKRSLVADSDTAVIQFPRSWTRMDGKDLEIVTLAPNSGEYQSIEKEFVATSKKPNTKTQSTVQIVQIQRIQSKDQWQRYAVKKQALDKKYPKNKNELNLYHGTTKDICQKINACGFNRSFCGRNATVYGDGTYFAKETWYSCQDAYSNPDASGLKYMYRARVLVGNPCLGVRGMKEPNLLNPTDLHQGLHDCAVNDLQNPFIYVVFWDAGAYPDYLISFKTV, via the exons ATGACGGAAAAAACAGTGATTTTGGAGGGTCTGCCAGACGACCTAGACAAAATTAGATCCAAGTTGGATTTGTACTTCAAAAACAAAAGAAGGTCTGGAGGAGAGGTATTACAAATTCAAGACTATCCTGGGGACAAGAAGAAGGCTCTGCTCGTTTACCTCGAAGATGCAT CTCTGCAGAAAGTGTTGGCTAAAAGAGATCATAAGATAGATTTTAAAAAACCCATTGGGGTGGTTGAGCTTCAAGTGAAACTGAAAGAGAATGGCGGTGAAACAAAAGTGAAGAATATTAAACCACCTCTCTTACCAAAAAGAGACAATCTGACTCTTGTGGGGAAATCTGCACTCAACACCAAAGAGAAG CAGCCAGTGTCAGATAGTCAAGCAG ATTCAGTGGAGGATAAGGATATTAAAGCAGACACATATACACTGCTTGTTAGAACCACCAAGGAACTCGAAAAGGAGCTCCTTAAATTGTATTTTGACCAGTTTGCATCGGAAGAAGAAGGGGTCAGCATTACAAGACATGGCAAGAATAGCTGGATCCTCAAACTGTCCTTTCAGTCAG ATGCAGAGAAAGTCCTTGCCAAGAAGGAGCATCAGTATGGCATTTCTGTGGAGGTGTACAATGAGACTGCTGTGGAAGGGAAACTGGACAACAGGCGCTtcgtcctgactgggtttaatgAGAGCTGCAAGTGCGACATCATCTCTCTGTTCATCGGCAGCTGCAGCCAAGGGGCTGAGCATGCCTGGGAGATCATGGACGATGGAGACAGAGTAGTGGTCAGCTTCAAACAGAACATTG ACATAAAGTCCTTCCTTAGGAAATGTTCATCAAAGAAGTTCCAGGGCATGGAGATCGGGGCGTGTCGTTTAGAGCTGACAGACTCTGTGCTTGTCCAGGGAGACATGAGCCAAATcaaaggaggagtggaggaggccCTCAATCTCTACTTCTCCAGCAAAAGGAGCAAAGGAGGAGATATCAAGTCCCAGATCTGGGTTACCAAGGGCAAGAGCATGGTCATCACCTTTGAAGACTGTCATG TTGCCTATCAGGTGGCGGAACACAAGCATCATTTCGGTGGGGTGGACCTCATAGCTCAGCTATTCTACTCCAGTCTGCAGAAGGCGTTAACAGGGCAAACAGCTCCCCAATCAGACATCCCTTCTAACATAGCCCTTTGTCTCAGTTCAGCACTTTTCGACTTCATTAAATGTGATGAAGCCCGCAAGCAGGATTTAACAACTGGACTACGTAAGGTCAATGCTAGCATCTCCTTCAATATGATCACAGAACCCCCACAGATGGAGCTGGACATGACCATGGAGAAGGAGTCCTTGGGCATGCTCAGACTGGGCCCTAAATGGGGAAGAATTGCCCGGAGAGAGGCTCTGGCCTTGCTAGAGAAATACAAAGAGGTTCAGCTGCCCACAGCGGTGGAGGTCTGGGAAAGGGTTGAGAATAGTTGTCTTGGTCTCAAATCCTCTGATGCCAGCATCTCTTACAAGAAGAGCAATGGTGAGATTGTGGTGGTAGGAGTGCAGAATGAGGTGAAGACCCTTGTGGAGAAGATTGAGCACATGGTGAAGAAGGTCAGTGATGAGCTTCAGATGGAGAGGAACACAATAGTAAGAAAAATCTCACTGGACTCCAAAGAGAAGTTTGAGATCATCTGGGATCTTGTCTCTGGCAAACTAGTGGACGTGGAGTTTTCCAAAGATGAAGAAAGTTTCATCATATGTCTAAAGGGTTTGGAGAACAAGGTGAGTACCGCAGAAGGTGTTGTCCATGAGGCAATGGGGAATGTTGAAACCAGACTGCTTAATGTATCAGTGCCTATGATGGAGTTTTTGAAATCTCTGGACCTGAAGAAGTTTGAGAGGAAGCATTTTGCCCAGAACCACATATCGTCTGTATTCCTCCTTGGTGATGGTTCCATCCAGATCCTTGCAGAAAGAGCTGACATCCAGAGAGCTGAAGACACATTACATGAGGTCATCAAAGAGGAAGTCATCAAACTCACACCAGACCAAGCCCATGTGACCAATGGCGAACAATGGACACAGTTCTTTGCCATACTTAATGGCGACCTCAAATTCACCAAGAACAACCACAATGTCAGCATCTCAGTAACACAGGAGAAGATTGGAGTCTGTGGATTCTCCAGTGTGGTGGCAGATGTGGCAGGGAAGTTGAGGGGATACCTGGACAACAAGAAGCCGGAAACAGTGGATGTCTCTCTCAAATCAGTCCAGGAAGTAGAGTTTGTGGCCTCTTGCATGAACCTCTCAGAGGTCCCTGAAATCAAGGTTCTGGGCGTGACTATACTGCCATGCAAAACACTAGGATCTCCTTGTCTGAAGATCACGGCAGCGAGTGATAAAATCAAAGAGGCCGTAGATGCAGTGAAACAGCAGGTCAGTACAATTACAACGGAGAGGTACACATACTCCAAAGCCGGAGAGTCCAAAGTCCTAGAGAAAAACCAAGTGGATCTGCAGTCTAAGTTCAAGGATTTAGGGTGCAAACTCTACCTATCACCAGTGATTACCCACTGTCAGAAATACAGATACAACATTGAACGTTGCTTCACTTTAACTGTTGGTCAGGGTAACATCTCCAAACATGCTGCAGATGCTTTGATCTGCCCTCTGAGCAGCAGTCTGTCCTTTGATACTCCGATCGCCAAGCAGTTCCTTCGGATTGGTGGGCCTGATATCGGGAAGGTGTTTGACAAGTTCCTGAAGGAGAGGCAGACTCTACAGCCAGGAGATGTGGTCTTGTCCAACCCAGGCACCCTTGGAGCTCAGCACCTCATCTATGCAGTGATTCCAGTATGGGGGAAGAACACCTCAACTCTTAAAAATATCAATCTACAGTTGACGGTCCAGAACAGTTTACTGAAAGCAGACATCAAGAAGTGTGTCTCCATATGTATGCCAGCGATGGGGTGCGGTACCTTTGGTTTTCCCGTCACAGAGAGCTGTGCAGCAGTTATCAAGGGAGTCCTCGGTTTCATTAAACAGAAACCCCAACACCTGAGGAACATATTTGTGATAGACTCCGATGCCAAGATAGTGGGGGAGTTCCAGTCAGCCATTGAAGGAGAG ggttatcgTCGACAACAAATAACCAACAAAACAgcaacaggcacaactccaactgCTCCCTCTGCAGCCACTGCCCCACATAACACACATCCACCACCAGCCCTAGTGGCTAAGCCAGGCTCAGACATCAAAG TGATTATTAGTGGAGTGTCAGTGATCCTGAAGAAGGGAGACATCACCAAAGAGACAGTGGATGTCATAGTGAATTCCAACAACCATCATCTGAATCTTAATTCTG GTGTGTCTGGAGCCATCCTAAAGGAAGCTGGGAAATCAGTAGTGGATGAATGCAGAACAAGGGTACAATCACTTG GTGTCCTGAAGGACGATGATGTTGTGCTCTCATGTGGTGGGAAACTGAACTGTAAGAACATAGCTCAGATAGTTGGGCCCAAGAATGCTGCAGATATCACTACCTCCATAGAGAAGGTCCTTAATCTGTGTGAGCACAGGAAGGCAGTCACAGTGTCCATTCCTACTATTGGCACAG GGAAAGGTGGGATTGAGCCCAAAGATTCCATCAAGGCCATACTAAAAGGACTGGAGAGCCACATATCACAGATGCCTTCATCCAGCATCAAAATCATCTTCATAGTGGCCTTTGAGCAAAAGATCTTTGACCTCTTGAGAGATTACTTTAACGAAAGGAACCTGGGCCCACACAAAATCGAGCAG GCTCCATCAACATCTACACCTTCTCAGTGCAGTCTTCCCCCAAATCAAG TTAAAATCCATGGTGTAAGAATTGAAGTGAGGAGAGGCGACATCACTCAAGAAACTGTCAGAGGTATCGTGAATACCACCAACTCAAGTATCAGCTTAACAAGAG GAGTTAGTGCTGCGATTCTCAAAGCAGCTGGGAGCGCAGTTGAACAGGAGTGCAAAACCATTT GCCCTCTGAGGGCTGATGCAGCAGGGGTGACCAGTGGAGGGGCCCTGCAGTGTGACTTCATCCTCCACATGCTGGTGCCCCACTCTGTGGCTGACACTACACTACGAGTCACCAAGGTGCTGAAGTGCTGTGAGGACAAACAGATCACAACTGTGTCCTTCCCTGCTGTGGGCACTG GAGGTGGCGGCCTTAATGGTGCAGACTCCATTGGTGCCATCCTCCAGGGCATCCAGGATCATCTATCACAGTGCCTCGTTCCTACCATCATCAAACTGATCTACATTGTCATCTATGAGGACAAGGTCCTGCAGGAGTGTCAGCTGGGGCTCAACCAGTGGAAGACTAGACAGATG GATAAAGATGATCtttgtagtgatgatgatgatgatgatgacagtgactctgaggatgatgatgatgacaccaGCTCTGGGGAAGGAGACGGCAGCAGTGGCCAGACAG GAAAGACCATTGAAGCAATAATTGGGCCAGTGAAGGTCAAGGTGGTATGTGGGGACATCACTAAGGAGAAAACAGACGCCATCGTCAGCAGTACAAACTCAAGCCTCGATCTGAACTCAG GTGTTTCAGGAGCCATTCTAAAAGCAGCTGGACAGTCGGTTGTGGACGAGTGCAAAGCTTTAG GGACCCAACCCAATGATGGTGTTGTCATGACCAAACCTGGAAACATCCAGGCCAAGCACATAATTCACATGGTGGGGCAGACCAAGGAGAAGGAGATCACCAGCTCCATGCTCAAGGTGTTGAAGATGTGTGAAGACAAGAAAATCCAGTCGGTCTCTATTCCAGCACTTGGAACAG GTGCTGGTAACTTGGGAGCAGTGGAGGTTGGGAATGCAATGTTGCACGCAATAACTGAGCTACAGAAAACCATCGGAACCCCATCAGTTAAAACGATTCACATTGTTATATTCCAAACCAAGATGATGAAGGACTTTGATGAGGTTATGAAAAAGTTCAAAAAGGTGACACCCAAGACTGCTG CCAAAAAGTTATCAAAAACGTTAAAAGAAAACACACCAGCCCAGCCTGCTCCTACCAAACCAGCCCTGTGTTTGGCCAGCGCCACAGCAGCGGTGGTCTTCCCCAGTATGGAGGCTGAGGTGTACGGGCCTTCCCCTGCCAGCCTGGCTCAGGTGAAGAAACTTCTGGACGAGCTGGTCTCTGAGGAGTGCGTTAGCCAGGACCTGCCCTCCAGCCACCTGCCCCTGCTGCTGGAGCCGCAGAAACAGGCCATCGTGGCCCTGAGCCAGAATAACCAGGTCCGTGTCCTGGTAGCATCCCCAAACAAAGTCACTGTCTCTGGGAAGAAAGACGACGTTTTTTCCGCTGTCCTCCAGATTAGGGACTATCTGCTGGGGGCGAGGGACAGGGATAaccgggagggagaggagaagaggatgagGGAGACGGTGCGCTGggaggccggagagggagaggCCTGGGGAGAGCTGGATCAGAGTCTCAGCTATGACCTGGAGCTGGCCTGCCACAGGAAAGACAAGAGTTTTAAATATAACCACCAGGGGGAGACATTCACTGTTGATCTGAGCGGAATGCAGCAGACTGACAGCAAAGGGACCATCACCAGGGTCAAAAGGAGCCTTGTGGCAGATTCTGACACAG CTGTCATTCAGTTCCCACGTAGCTGGACCAGAATGGACGGCAAGGATCTGGAGATAGTCACACTGGCTCCTAACTCAGGGGAGTACCAGAGCATAGAGAAGGAATTTGTTGCAACCTCCAAGAAACCAAATACTAAAACACAATCAACCGTTCAGATTGTCCAG ATCCAGAGGATTCAGAGCAAGGACCAGTGGCAGAGGTACGCAGTGAAGAAACAGGCGTTGGATAAGAAGTATCCTAAAAACAAGAATGAGCTGAACCTTTACCATGGCACCACCAAAGACATCTGTCAGAAAATCAATGCCTGTGGTTTCAATAGGAGCTTCTGTGGGAGAAACG CTACTGTTTACGGGGATGGGACCTACTTTGCCAAAGAGACGTGGTACTCGTGCCAGGATGCCTACTCCAACCCAGACGCCAGTGGGCTTAAGTACATGTACCGTGCCAGGGTGCTAGTGGGTAACCCCTGCCTAGGGGTGCGGGGCATGAAGGAGCCGAACCTTCTGAACCCAACTGATCTCCATCAGGGCCTGCATGACTGTGCTGTCAATGACCTGCAGAATCCCTTTATTTATGTGGTGTTCTGGGATGCAGGGGCCTACCCTGACTACCTCATCAGCTTCAAgactgtctga